Below is a window of Undibacterium sp. YM2 DNA.
AACTCAATGGTAGAGTCCCCGCCTGTCTAGCGGGTTGCCAGCGGTTCGATTCCGCTATAGGGCGCCATCTATGGAAGCGTGGCAGAGTGGTAATGCAACTGTCTTGAAAACAGTAGGCTCGCAAGGGCCCGTGAGTTCGAATCTCACCGCTTCCTCCATTTAGTAAGTAGCATCACATGATTCATATTTATGGAGCAGTCTCCAGATAGGTTACGCTCCATATCGTTTCATGTCTCAGGGATTATTCTGATGCTCTTCCGGCCACCAGGCATTTCGAAAGTTTATCTGCCTGGTAGCACATATCATTACGCGTCAGTAGCTCAAAGGATAGAGCCCCGGTCTTCTACACCGACTGTTGCGAGTTCAAATCCCGCCTGACGCACCATCTTTGATCGCCACACACAGACCCGTTTCGGCCTTGCCGATTCGTGGCGATCATTCCTCCATACCTTGATCATACGAGATTTAGCTCAGTTGGCAGAGCATTCGCTTCATATGCGAGCGGTCGCTGGTTCAAATCCAGCAATCTCGACCACTATTCCCTGTTTTCATCCCCCACTTAATTCCATTCGCTTACAATTGCCTTCATTCAAAAATACATAAAAATAAAAAGGAATATCCATGAGAAAATTAGTCACTATCAGAACCGTCAGCAGTATCAGGCCTATCCCTGATGCAGATGCCATAGAATGCGCCAGCGTGGATGGCTGGTCTGTGGTCGTCAAGAAAAATGAATTCCAGGTTGGTGATGCCTGTGTCTATTTTGAGATCGATTCCTTCTTGCCTTTGAGCGATGCACGTTTTGCTTTTCTTGAAAAAAATAAAGTCATCTGGAATGAAAAAACCGGAATAAGGCTGCGCACGATTAAACTGCGTGGCCAGATTTCACAGGGCATGATACTGCCGCTGAAAAATTTCCCGGAACTGGCTGAGCACAGCAATGCCAAAGATATGGATTTCAGCGAAATGCTGGGCATAGAAAAATGGGAGCCAGTCATTCCAGCCTCACTGTCTGGTGAGGTGGAAGGCGCTTTTCCCGAATATATACGCAAGACTGATCAGGAGCGTATACAGAATCTGACTGAAGTCTTGAGTACTCAGGCACAAGAAGAATTTGAAGTCACCATCAAGCTCGATGGTTCCAGCATGACGGTCTTTCACAATGCAGGTATCTCTGGAGTGTGCGGCAGGAACTGGTGGATCAGGGAATCTGAAGTCAATAGCCTGTGGCGTGTGGCAAAGCAAAATCAGATACTGACTGCGCTGCTTGCCTATGGCCGCAATCTGGCACTGCAAGGTGAGATCATAGGTGAAGGCATACAGGGTAATCCTGAAAAGATGCGCGGCCAGGATTTTTATCTGTTCGATATTTTTGATATAGATGCCAGCAGATATCTGGGCAGGGCAGAACGTCAGGAAGTATTGGCAGCACTGCGTGCCCTGGGGGCTACTGTGCATGAAGTACCGTGGCTGGAAAACATGACACTGGAACGCTTTGCTGGCGATGTGAGTAAAGTGCTGGACTATGCTGAGGGTGGTTCGCTGAACCCGGCGACAGCCAGGGAAGGTGTAGTCTTCAAGCGTCTGGATGGCAGCATGTCATTCAAGGCGATTTCAAACACATATTTGTTGAAACACGGAGACAGGTAGGAAGATCATGGGTGGAAATGCATTAAAAGCTGAGTCAGTTCGTTTGCCTGCTGCACGCTATCGCGAAGTGGAACATGAAGCTGTGACTACACTACAGCGGCATTTTCCACAACGCCGTATCGAGGCAATCATCGCTTATGCTGACAAGGCAGACTTTGGTGATCTCGATATTTTGATCGAAGCTGGTGATGACTACGATGCAGCGCAAGTTGCTACAGCATTGCAGGCGACCGAAATCGTCTTGAATGGCGACGTCACCAGCATAGGCCTGGCGGTAACAGAAGGCGTGTTCCAGCTTGATCTGATCAGGACAGAATCTGCGTCATTTGATTTTGCTTCTCGCTATTTTGGCTACAATGATTTTGGTAATCTGATAGGCCGCATAGCGCATAAATTTGGTGCCAAGTTTGGTCATCTGGGCTTGCTGTATCCACTACGTGCACCGGATGACAAAGATCATTTGCTTGCAGAATTGTGCATTACCAGGGATTTTAGTGAGGCACTGAAGCTGTTGGGCTATGATGCCCTGCTGTATGAGAATATGCGCGTGGGTGGGCAATTCAAAAACCTGCAAGATATCTTTCGCTATGTTGTGTCTTCGCCCTATGTCAATCGCGAGATTTATCTGCTGGATAACCGTAATCACAAGGCCAGGATACGTGACGCCAAACGGGCAACTTACAATGCCTTTTTATCGTGGCTGGATGAGCAGGATGAAATCACACTGCCAGCCTATCCTTGGGCAGAAGCAGGCACGGCTGCACGTGATGAGCAAAAACAGGAATTTCTGGAAGCGACTTTTTTGCGCTTTCCTGACTTCAAGCAGGCTTATGATCAGGCGCTGGTAAAGTACGCCCGCAAGAAACAATTGAAACAACAATTCAATGGTGAGCTTGCGGCTGACATCACTGGCCTGTCTGGCAAACGGCTAGGTGAATTGATGGCGCAAGTGCGTCATTCATTTATTGATGAAACCAGTTTTGAAAACTTCTTTCTTGAAGCTGACCCTGACACTGTCAAAGCCAGGTTTTTAAAGGAAGCGGCATTACTCCTGCCGTCATGAACTTCCCAAATAAGGCTGCCTGCGCAATCAGGGGGTAACCAGGCCATCCATACGGACTACTTCAAAGCTGCTGCCCTTGACACTGCCCAGTTCTGACACCAGTTTATCGTTATTCCAGCGTGCATCTGGTGCGCCGCTGATATACCAGTTGAAACCATTGTCGGCCACCAGCATGCCGTAGGTTTTCATGGCTTGCAGGATGGCTTTGCTTTCATTGGAAAAATTCGCAGGTATCTGGTAACTGGCTTTCAGGCGCACGCGCATGCCCATGGGTGGCAGGGTATTGCTGGTATTCGATGAAGCGTAATGCGTCGCTGGTGGCACATAGGCGCGACGGGTGCGGCTGACAGTAAAGCGGAAGGCATGACGTATCATGCCGCTGGCAGCTTCTTCATAGCGTACCAGGCCAGGGAAGATGGGCAGGCCTGCGGCATCTGCACTGGTCCAGCCTGGTTTGCCACCGGGTCTGACTGTATTGGATGTCAGGTCAAATATCGCACCGCCACTGACTTTCCAGCTCCCGCCTGTTTGTGGATAGGCATTGCCAACTTCATACAGACGATTGGCATCGCGGTCTATGACCAGAACGTGGCGATCGCCATTAAAGCTGCTGCCGTTGGCTTTTTGCCCTTCTATCGGTGCGTTGGTTGGTATGGGGTAAGGGCCGGGTTCGCTCTCATCGCCATAATCCGTAAATTGCACGCTGACCTTGGGCTGGCTGCCTGCGACAACGACATAGGGTATGCCTATCGGTGAGCCGTCATACAGGCCAGCACCAAAATCAGGATGCAGGCCTGTACCCAGACCTATGCTACTGATCAGTGCGTCTGACGCAGGATCGACAGGCGCGGCTGAGATATCCGTATTCCAGGCATTATTGGCAGGGAAAGGCAGGCTGCCATTCAGATTGGCACCTGCACCCAGGTCAGCCTTGCGCAAATCGCCATACACTGCATTGCCTGCCGTGTTACCTGTACCTGCGCTGTTCACGGTCACTGTGACCGTAGCACTGGTATTGCAAGCAGTGCTGCAGGCAGAATTACTGGCTGTCAGTGTATAAGTCGTGGTCGTAGCCGGATTGACTGCAAGGCTGTTGCCAATAAGCGTAGTACCATTCAGCGTCAGGCCGGTGGCACCAGTGACTGTCCAGCTCAGTTGTGTACTTGACCCGGCATTGATGCTCGCAGGATTGGCGCTAAAGCTATTGATCACTGGCGCAGTGGCAGTCGTGGTTCCTGTCGTGCCTGTAGTGCCACCAGTACCCATTGTGCCTGTGCCAGTCGTGCCCGTATTAGCAGGCGCAGAACCGCCACCACCGCCACCGCAAGCGGTGAGAGTCAATATCAATGCGAGAGCAGACAGTTTTGCTGGGTAATTTGGTAGCATGATTTTATTCTTGGCATACGGCATGGGAAAATCAGACTAGTCTTGAAATCCTGAGCCGACAATACGAATTGCATTTCCTTACAAATTGCCAGACTGAAAACATGTATCATTTTTTGCAAAACCATTCTCAAAGATCATCATGAACACGACTACCCTGCCACTGGAAGAACAAGAACATCCCATAGATCCGGCGATACGCGCAGAGATCAATGCGACCCTGCAACGCATAGAACAGACGCATGATGTTAAAGTTTTGTTCGCCTGCGAATCAGGCAGCCGTGGCTGGGGCTTTGCTTCCCCAGACAGCGACTATGATGTGCGTTTTATCTATGCCAACAAGCTCGATTGGTACCTGACCGTCTTCCCTGGGCGCGACGTCATCGAATTGCCTGTTAATGAAATCTATGATGTCAGCGGCTGGGATGTGCGCAAGGCCCTGGGCTTGCTGCGCAATGGCAATGCGACCTTGATAGAGTGGCTGTCTTCACCGGTAGTGTATGCCGCTGATCCGGGTTTCCTGCAAGCCTTGCAGGCAGCCGCAAGAGAAGTACACAGGCCGGAAAGGGCTTATTACCATTACCTGCACATGGCCAGCAAAAACTATCGCGAGCACTTACAAGGTGAAATGGTCAAGCTGAAAAAATACCTGTATGTCTTGCGCCCCTTGCTGGCCTGTCTGTGGATAGAGCGCGACCTGGGCCCTGTACCCATGCGTTTTCAGGACATGGTGGATGCGACTGTTGAAGATCAGGAATTGCTGGCAGCCATCGCCGAATTGCTCGTCATCAAACGCCGTGCCAAGGAATCAGAATTATCTGTTCCCATGCCCGTCATCAACCGCTTTATTGAAAGCCAGCTGGAAAGGCTGGACAGTGTCAGGACCAGCAGCACCGGCGATATGGATTTCTCTGTGCTTGACCGGCTTTTGCTGGAGACGGTGATGAAAAAGACCGCGTAAATTGGTAAGGTGCGCCGTGCGCACCGTTGTCCTTGCCATAAAAAGCGGTGCGCATGGCGCACCCTACCAGACGCAGACTGGCGTTAAAATAACTGGCACAAGTAGCTCATTTAATTTTGCAACAATCGTAAGAAAATTGAGCCTGCCAACAGAGAATCGCAATTTCACCCATAATGGTTTTCTCTCCATTTGAAATTGCAGGCTCATGTCTTCTTCATACCCTTTATCCATACTCGATCTGTCACCGATTGCCGAAGGCAGTGATGCTGCGCAATCTTTCCGCAATTCCCTCAGCCTGGCTCAACATGGTGAGAGCTGGGGCTATCAGCGTTACTGGCTGGCAGAACACCACGGCATGCCTGGCATTGCCAGTGCTGCCACTTCTGTACTGATAGGCCATATCGCTGGCGGCACCAAAAGCATACGCGTTGGGGCTGGTGGCATCATGTTGCCAAATCATTCGCCACTCGTCATCGCCGAACAATTTGGTACGCTGGAATCGCTCTACCCTGGCCGCATAGACCTGGGCCTGGGGCGTGCACCTGGCTCAGACCAGCGCACTGCGCGCGCATTACGACGTAACCTCTCCAGCGATGCCGATGAGTTCCCGCAGGACGTAGCTGAACTCATGGATTACCTCAGTGACGATTCACAGCAGGCCGTGCGTGCTGTGCCTGGGCACGGTTTGAAAGTGCCTATCTGGATTTTGGGTTCCAGCCTGTTTGGTGCGCAACTGGCGGCAGCCATGGGCTTGCCGTATGCGTTTGCTTCGCATTTTGCACCCCAGCAAATGATGCAGGCAATAGAAATTTACCGCGCCACCTTCCGCCCATCGGCGCAATTGGCTAAACCTTATGTCATGCTGGGTTTTAATGTGTTTGCGGCTGATACGGATGATGAAGCCTATTACCTGGCCAGCTCTGCCCAGCAGGCATTTATCAATTTGCGTAGTGGCCGCCCGGCAAAGCTGCCTTTGCCTGTGCATGGTTTCCTGCAAAAAATTGGCCCGCAAGAGCATGCCTTGCTGGAGCAGGTTTTGTCCTGCTCCGCCATCGGCGCGCCAGATACCGTTGCTGAAAAAATGCAGGCCTTCATCAACTACACCGGCGCAGATGAATTGATGATCACGGCACAGATTCATGAGCATGCTGCGCGTTTGCGTTCTTATGAGATTGCGGCCCAAGTCAGTAAAAATCTGCGCCCCAAAACAGCCGCAATATAAATTGGAATAAAAAAAAGCCTGCGCACACCTCGTTGCGCAGGCTACTAAATTGCTGACCAGAGAACAATGATCTATCAGCAAGAGGGAAGCGTTACTACTTCAATTTTTTACTACTACAATTCTTTACTGCTGCAATGCTTCACACTTTCAAGTTTCCCTGAGATGTGCTTCAGGCATTTTCTGCCTTGATATCCATACCTGCATTTGCTTTACGGTTTCGACCAGTGACGAGACCAAAAAGTTTCATCAGCATGCGATATATAAAGCGTATGAACAGCAAAGTGAATACTGCTTCCAGCATGGTCATGCAGAAACCAAGCAAGGGGTTGCGTTCTTCCATGCGCCTGTGCATTTTGGCCATCATGCGGTCACGTGAAATTTCTATGCTGTCATAGAAAGTAGGCACGACCAGCAAGGTCAAGATCGTTGAAGTGATGGTGCCACCGATAATCGCAATCGCCAGCGGACGATAGAACTCACCACCTTCACCCAGACCCAAGGCCACTGGCAACATACCTGCAATCAGCGCAAAGGTTGTCATCAGGATAGGGCGCAGACGCACACGGCCAGCATGCATCAAGGCCTCTTCACGGTCATAGCCTTCGGCTTCCTGTTTGCGGGCAGCATCGAGCAAGAGAATCGCATTCTTTGCAACAAGACCCATGAGCATGATGATGCCGATAAAGCTCATCAGGTTCAGGGTACTGCCTGTGACCAGCAAGGACAGAACCACACCTATCAGTGACAGCGGCAAGGACAACATGACGCCCAGCGGTGCCGTGAAGGAGCCGAACTGTATCACAAGTATCAGATACATCAAACCTATGCCGGACAAAAGAGCGATCAGCATGGCACCAAATACTTCTTGCTGATCCTGGCCAGAACCGCCAAGTGAGAGGCCATAACCAGGCGGATAGTCAAAGGACTTGGCCAGCTTCATGGCGTCATCAATCACTTCACCATTCGAGCGTCCCTGGGCATTGGCAGACACGGTAATCGTGCGCTTGCCATTCGCATGTTCGATACCTGATGGCCCTTTGCCCATGGTGATGGTGGCGATCTGGTCGAGCGGTACCATCTGGCTGGTGCCGGATACAGCGATAGGCAGGCGTTCTATGTTTTCCTTGCTGACGCGGTCATCAGGATGCAGTCGTACGGCCACATCGCGGGTCTCACCAGTAGGATCTACCCAGTCGCCAACCTCGATACCGGCAAAGGCAACCCGCAAGGCCTGAGCAGCATCATTGGAAGAAATGCCCATGGAATTGGCGAGGCCACGGTTCAGTTCTATCTTCAGCTCTTTTTTCGGGTCCTGCTCAGACAAACCGACATCGACGGCACCTGGCACCTGGCGCAATTTATCCATGTAGGCACTGGTAATTTCCAGCAGCTTGCGTGAATCGGGGCCGGTGAATTCTATCTGTACCGGTTTTTGTGCGCCATTATTGAGGTCATCCAGCACCACGTATTCTGCGCCAACCAGGACACGTACTTTCTCGCGCAATTCGGCAGCAATTTCTTTGGCACCGCGCTTGCGTTCTGTACGTTTGCCGATATCGACATAAATGCGGCCACCGGCAGGCGTGATATTGCTATTGGTGTCTTTGGTCTCTGGCAGGGTACGGGCGATTTCGGCGGCCCTTTCCATTTTCAAGCGTGCATACTCCAGTGAAGATGAAGCGGGGGTGCGCACGGTGATCATCAGGTTGCCAGAGTCAGAGGCTGGCAGGAAACTGGTGCCACCCCATTTGACTTGCACAGCCAAAGCAGCCACCAGGCTCACCAGGGCAATCGCCCCCATGGAACGGCGGTGATGCAGGGCCCAGGCAATGACGTTGCCGTAACGGTCGGACTGATGATCAAACCAGTCATTGAAACGTGCCAGAACCTTGCTGATGCCTTTTTTCGGTGCAGTATGATGATCCGGTGGGTCACCCCAGTATGCCGACAGCATAGGATCAAGCGTGAACGAGATACCCAGGCTGACCAGCACCGAACAAGCCACGGTCAGGGCAAACGGACGGAACCATTCACCCGGCATGCCAGGCATGAAAGCGACAGGAATAAATACCGCGATGATGGAGAAAGTCGTTGCAGCCACGGCCAGGCCTATCTCTGCCGTACCTTCCAGTGCAGCAGTACGGCGGTCTGAACCGTTTTGCATGTGGCGAACGATATTTTCCCGCACCACAATCGCATCATCAATCAGCACACCAATCGCCAGCGACAGACCCAGCAAAGTCATGAAGTTCAGTGTAAAACCGCACAGCCAGACCGCAATGAAAGCCGCAATCACGGAAGTTGGCAAACTGAGTGCAGTGATCAGGGTAGAGCGCCATGAATTCAGGAAGGCATACACCACGAAGATAGTGAGGCCAGCGCCGAGTACCAGGGATTCGATGACATTGTTCAGGCTGCGCTGTGCATCCTTGCCGCCGTCGCGGGTAATCTCAAGCTTGGTGCCTGGTTGTGTCTTTTCAAAGTCCTTGTTGATTTCATCGACCTTGTCGCGTACGGCCTTGGCCACGCTGACCGTACTGGCGTCGCGGGCACGGGTCACAAATATACCTACATTGGGTTTACCACTGCGTATGCTGAGACCATCTTTATCAGCAAAACTGTCTTCTATGGTGGCAACCTGTGACAGCCGCACGATTTGATCACCAGTGCGCTTGATGACGATGCCCTGGAATTCTTCCGGTGTTTCTATGCGACCAACCAGACGTATGCTCTCTTCATCCAGCGTGCCGCGTATCTTGCCTACCGGGGCATTGGTATTCTGGTTGCGCAGGGCACTGACGACTTCACCGACGGAGACATTGAATTCACGCAGTTTTTCTGCACGCAGGAGTACGGACAATTCACGCTTCAAAGAACCACTGACTTCGACCGTTGCTACACCAGCGATGCTGCGCAGTTTGTCTGCCAGCGTATCTTCGGCCAGGCGGGAGATCTCGGCATGAGTTTGCTTGTTCGACGACAGGGCCATATTGACGATAGGCTGTGCACCCGGGTCCCAGCGGCGTATCATGGGTTCGCGCATTTCTGTCGGCATCTTATAGCGCAGGCCAGAAATGACATTGCGGACTTCATCCGAAGCCTCGATCATGTTTTTCTTGAAGCTGAAACGCATGTCGAAGCGGCCATTGTTTTCTGACGCCGTGGCCCAGACTTCTTCGACACCGGCTACAGCTTGCAGGGATTTTTCCAGGCGGTTGATGACTTCGCGCTCTACCGTATCCGGCGAAGCGCC
It encodes the following:
- a CDS encoding RNA ligase (ATP) is translated as MRKLVTIRTVSSIRPIPDADAIECASVDGWSVVVKKNEFQVGDACVYFEIDSFLPLSDARFAFLEKNKVIWNEKTGIRLRTIKLRGQISQGMILPLKNFPELAEHSNAKDMDFSEMLGIEKWEPVIPASLSGEVEGAFPEYIRKTDQERIQNLTEVLSTQAQEEFEVTIKLDGSSMTVFHNAGISGVCGRNWWIRESEVNSLWRVAKQNQILTALLAYGRNLALQGEIIGEGIQGNPEKMRGQDFYLFDIFDIDASRYLGRAERQEVLAALRALGATVHEVPWLENMTLERFAGDVSKVLDYAEGGSLNPATAREGVVFKRLDGSMSFKAISNTYLLKHGDR
- a CDS encoding nucleotidyltransferase domain-containing protein; protein product: MNTTTLPLEEQEHPIDPAIRAEINATLQRIEQTHDVKVLFACESGSRGWGFASPDSDYDVRFIYANKLDWYLTVFPGRDVIELPVNEIYDVSGWDVRKALGLLRNGNATLIEWLSSPVVYAADPGFLQALQAAAREVHRPERAYYHYLHMASKNYREHLQGEMVKLKKYLYVLRPLLACLWIERDLGPVPMRFQDMVDATVEDQELLAAIAELLVIKRRAKESELSVPMPVINRFIESQLERLDSVRTSSTGDMDFSVLDRLLLETVMKKTA
- a CDS encoding LLM class flavin-dependent oxidoreductase — encoded protein: MSSSYPLSILDLSPIAEGSDAAQSFRNSLSLAQHGESWGYQRYWLAEHHGMPGIASAATSVLIGHIAGGTKSIRVGAGGIMLPNHSPLVIAEQFGTLESLYPGRIDLGLGRAPGSDQRTARALRRNLSSDADEFPQDVAELMDYLSDDSQQAVRAVPGHGLKVPIWILGSSLFGAQLAAAMGLPYAFASHFAPQQMMQAIEIYRATFRPSAQLAKPYVMLGFNVFAADTDDEAYYLASSAQQAFINLRSGRPAKLPLPVHGFLQKIGPQEHALLEQVLSCSAIGAPDTVAEKMQAFINYTGADELMITAQIHEHAARLRSYEIAAQVSKNLRPKTAAI
- a CDS encoding efflux RND transporter permease subunit, which encodes MFLSDFSIKKPTATIVLIVALMALGLLALSKLRVNQNPDVEVPGLSVVIAYPGASPDTVEREVINRLEKSLQAVAGVEEVWATASENNGRFDMRFSFKKNMIEASDEVRNVISGLRYKMPTEMREPMIRRWDPGAQPIVNMALSSNKQTHAEISRLAEDTLADKLRSIAGVATVEVSGSLKRELSVLLRAEKLREFNVSVGEVVSALRNQNTNAPVGKIRGTLDEESIRLVGRIETPEEFQGIVIKRTGDQIVRLSQVATIEDSFADKDGLSIRSGKPNVGIFVTRARDASTVSVAKAVRDKVDEINKDFEKTQPGTKLEITRDGGKDAQRSLNNVIESLVLGAGLTIFVVYAFLNSWRSTLITALSLPTSVIAAFIAVWLCGFTLNFMTLLGLSLAIGVLIDDAIVVRENIVRHMQNGSDRRTAALEGTAEIGLAVAATTFSIIAVFIPVAFMPGMPGEWFRPFALTVACSVLVSLGISFTLDPMLSAYWGDPPDHHTAPKKGISKVLARFNDWFDHQSDRYGNVIAWALHHRRSMGAIALVSLVAALAVQVKWGGTSFLPASDSGNLMITVRTPASSSLEYARLKMERAAEIARTLPETKDTNSNITPAGGRIYVDIGKRTERKRGAKEIAAELREKVRVLVGAEYVVLDDLNNGAQKPVQIEFTGPDSRKLLEITSAYMDKLRQVPGAVDVGLSEQDPKKELKIELNRGLANSMGISSNDAAQALRVAFAGIEVGDWVDPTGETRDVAVRLHPDDRVSKENIERLPIAVSGTSQMVPLDQIATITMGKGPSGIEHANGKRTITVSANAQGRSNGEVIDDAMKLAKSFDYPPGYGLSLGGSGQDQQEVFGAMLIALLSGIGLMYLILVIQFGSFTAPLGVMLSLPLSLIGVVLSLLVTGSTLNLMSFIGIIMLMGLVAKNAILLLDAARKQEAEGYDREEALMHAGRVRLRPILMTTFALIAGMLPVALGLGEGGEFYRPLAIAIIGGTITSTILTLLVVPTFYDSIEISRDRMMAKMHRRMEERNPLLGFCMTMLEAVFTLLFIRFIYRMLMKLFGLVTGRNRKANAGMDIKAENA